From Apium graveolens cultivar Ventura chromosome 9, ASM990537v1, whole genome shotgun sequence, the proteins below share one genomic window:
- the LOC141685683 gene encoding uncharacterized protein LOC141685683: MNVDATTVRDLPRVTDVKNVAVHHLVIPSSINQGTEERERERDWQPRSRPEKEFTKLNTEKTTILAVLKTESDYHPPRPMKLCRPPSSRYCDYHEDTGHTTEQCFQLSNLIEGKIRRGQLVHYVQREDSPRRHRRVEEDRVIDVIFGGVAVGGFSHNSRKSYAREVFNINPPTYKRTRTNPSPVISFSNDDYRPGLIEGHQDALVITTRVGNNTVKKMLVDNGSSIDVLYHHAFSRMDLGDRRLENARTPLYGFTGNEVHVVGTVDMPVLFGSPPC, encoded by the coding sequence ATGAACGTCGATGCAACTACAGTCCGCGATCTCCCGCGCGTGACAGACGTCAAGAACGTCGCCGTTCACCACCTAGTCATACCGTCGAGCATCAACCAAGGGacagaagagagagagagagagagagactggcAACCCCGCAGTCGTCCAGAAAAAGAATTTACTAAGCTTAACACTGAGAAAACGACAATCTTAGCGGTCCTAAAGACAGAGTCGGACTATCATCCTCCAAGACCCATGAAACTGTGTCGTCCTCCAAGCTCTAGATACTGCGATTACCATGAGGATACAGGCCACACAACTGAACAATGCTTTCAACTAAGCAACCTCATCGAGGGCAAAATTCGCCGAGGACAGCTAGTGCATTATGTACAGCGGGAGGATTCTCCTCGACGCCATAGACGAGTTGAAGAAGATCGGGTAATTGACGTTATTTTTGGTGGTGTGGCAGTCGGGGGATTCTCTCATAACTCCCGAAAAAGCTATGCTCGTGAGGTTTTTAATATCAACCCACCGACATACAAACGCACCCGGACAAATCCGTCCCCTGTCATTTCCTTCTCAAATGATGACTACCGCCCTGGTCTCATCGAAGGCCATCAGGACGCCCTTGTCATCACGACCCGGGTGGGAAACAACACGGTAAAAAAAATGCTGGTCGACAATGGCAGCTCCATCGACGTCCTTTACCATCATGCCTTCTCCCGAATGGACCTCGGAGATCGACGCCTGGAGAATGCCCGAACGCCTCTGTATGGTTTTACTGGGAACGAGGTACATGTAGTGGGGACAGTCGACATGCCGGTGCTTTTTGGTTCTCCCCCATGTTAG